A region of Crenobacter cavernae DNA encodes the following proteins:
- a CDS encoding dihydrofolate reductase family protein, with the protein MARRYLYYVAASLDGFIAGPDDALDWLASVERPGEDYGYARFYEGVDAVVMGRRTAEVSQGFGDWPYPGKPCVVLASRRPEGLPDAVECVADLSGLEERLDAVGAQNVWVVGGGRLAAALADAGRLDTLIVSLIPVALGSGVPLLPLAGAPLALELEKTETFASGLVQLAYKVGRTG; encoded by the coding sequence ATGGCACGTCGATACCTCTACTACGTCGCGGCGAGTCTCGACGGTTTCATCGCCGGCCCCGACGACGCACTCGACTGGCTCGCGTCGGTAGAACGCCCCGGCGAGGACTACGGCTACGCGCGCTTCTATGAGGGCGTCGACGCTGTGGTGATGGGGCGGCGCACCGCCGAGGTGTCGCAGGGCTTCGGCGACTGGCCGTACCCGGGCAAACCTTGCGTGGTGCTCGCGTCGAGGCGGCCGGAGGGTTTGCCCGACGCGGTCGAGTGCGTCGCCGATCTTTCCGGGCTCGAGGAACGGCTCGACGCGGTCGGTGCGCAGAACGTGTGGGTGGTAGGAGGAGGGCGGCTCGCCGCGGCGCTCGCCGACGCGGGGCGACTCGACACGCTGATCGTGTCGCTGATTCCGGTCGCGCTCGGCTCTGGCGTCCCGCTGTTGCCGCTGGCCGGCGCGCCGCTCGCGCTGGAGCTGGAAAAGACCGAGACCTTCGCGAGCGGGCTGGTGCAGCTGGCGTACAAAGTGGGTCGTACG